From the genome of Gemmatimonadaceae bacterium:
AAGGGTGTCGCACCCTACCAGTTGATGGAACCCTGCTTGGTGGTGTCGACATCTTCCGCCTGGCCGGCCTTGAACAGAAAGGCATCCATGTTGCGCGTCAGAAATGTCCGCGCCTGGGGGTCCATCACGTTCAGCCCGTAGTGGTTGATCAGCATGGTTTGCTGCTTGAGCCAAAGCCCCCAGCAGTCCTTGCAGATCTCCGTGACGATTCGGGCGCCGATCGCGCCCGGGAACGGTGGCCGCTCAAATCCTTCGCGCGTTTGTCCACAGCGCGTGCATGCAACATCGGTCATGGTCCCACGGGTGAAAGCCGTTTGATGTGCGATCAGCGAACCGTGAAAGCTAGCCCTGTGCTGGTGGAGCGCCAACGGGTCTGAAGGCCGAGGAGGGCCAGGCGCGACACCGCGTTCACTCCGACGGTGCGGTCGCATGTTGTGCGAACCACGCGATCACCTGCTGCGCCACGGTGTCCTTGCAGTAGTCGGCCGAAATGATGTGGCCGCTCCCGGAAACCCATCGCTGGTCTTTGACAACACTGCCGAGCATTGCGAAATGCCGTTCAGCGTCTCGGCGTGTGATCCGGTTGTCCTCACGTGACTGGAGATACAAGGTGGGCGCCTTCACAGCGGCAAGCGCGTGTTCGGCCGCTCGGGCCACCTGGCGCAATGCGCTCATTGTCCGTGACGTGATGACACCGGCACCCAAGGCCTGTGCCTTGGCCTCCGGATCGTGCAGGGACCTCTCGCCGCCGGTGCCGATACGGTACGGGATGGCAACGTCCCACAACCACGACGTGATCACCTGAAACTGTATGCGCATCGGCATGCCGAGATATGGGGCAAGCAACACCAGCGCCGGGAGTTTGGGTTGGTGCGCCGCCAACAACACGGCCAGTGCGCCACCCATCGACTGACCACACACTACCACGTGGTGATGCGATGCATCCAGGTCCGCATACGCCTGGTCAACCGCCACGCGCCAGCGTGTCGCGCGAGCATCGCGGGCCATGTCGGCCAGGCTCACGCCGTGCCCGGGGAGACGCGGCACCGACACCGTCCAACCGGCGCGGTGCAACGCCATCGCCAGATACGACATCGACTGTGGCGTGTCGTTGAAGCCGTGCAACAGCAGCGCGGCGTGCGTTCCTGCGCCGGTCAGACGAATACTCTGTGCCCCGATCACGAGGCCGTCGGGACCGATGGTCAGCCGTCGCGCATGCCACCGTTCAATTCGGGCCCGCGACTCCCGGCGAAACGGCAGCCAATCCGCGACGCGCGTCAGCAGATCGACCAGCGCCGTCACCGATCAGTACCGAGGCACCGTCGGGTCAACCTGCAGACTCCAGGCGTCGATACCGCCCACGAGATTGTGCACTGTCGGAAACCCCTGCGCGCGCATGTAGTTGGCGGCCATCTCGCTGCGCATGCCATGATGACAGAGCACCACGTACTCCATGTCTCGTTCAAGACGATTGATGGCCGATGGGAGCGTCGAGAGTGGCACAAGCGTACTGTTTGGCACGCTCGCCAGGTCAAACTCCCACGGTTCACGCACATCGAGCACTACCAGCGCATCGCCACCGGTAAGGCGAGCGGCAAGGGCGACAACGTCTATATCGGCATGCGCGTCGGTCATGGCGTGGTGCTCATCTGGCTCAGCGGGTGATTGGGCACGCGACACGGTTGCGACGACGCCGCAGGTGGTGCACTCGGCGCGACGGGTGACGCGAATGGTTCGGCTTTCGTGTTCCAGCAGGTCCAGCAGCAGCATGCGGCCAACCAACGGTGTACCGATGCCGGCAATCCATTTGAGCGCCTCGGTGGCCTGATACAATCCCAGTACACCCGGCACGACGCCCAACACGCCCTCTTCGGCGCAGGTTGGCACTGAACCGGGAAGCGGTGCCGCCGGAAACAGGCAGCGATAACAGGGACCATCGGCCGCGGCAAAAACGCTGATCTGCCCCTCAAAGCGCGCCACGCTTCCATAGACGAACGGCACCCCCGCGCGCACGCAGGCATCGTTGATGGCGTAGCGTGCCGGAAAGTTATCCGTGGCGTCGATCACGACGTCGTGCCCCGCAATCAGTTCCGCTGCATTCTGCGCCGTCAGGCGCGTGTCGTGGATATGTACCGTCACGGAAGGATTGATGGCGCGCAGCCGCTCCGCTGCAACCACCACCTTGCTGCGACCGACATCCGAGGTCACGTACAGAAGTTGCCGATGGAGATTGGTGATATCGACCGCGTCGCGATCGACCAGCGTCAACGTGCCGACACCCGCCGCGGCCAGATACATGCTTGCCGGCGAGCCGAGGCCCCCGGCCCCGACAATGAGCACGCGAGCCGCCCCAAGTCGCTGTTGCGACTCGGGGCCAAAGCCCTTGAGGATCACCTGGCGGGCGTACCGCGCGTCCGAGTGCATGACTGCGTCGCTATCTGGTGGCCACGAGCTTCGCGGCCTGATCCATGAGATCGGCAGCGACGCCGAAGCGCTGTATCAGGTCGGCCAATTCGGCCGTCGTCGTCGCCCGATCACCGGCGCGAATCGCTTCATTCACGCCAGGGAAGTTCATGTTGGCGTAGCCGTTGTCGATGTCCGCCACATAGATCAGCGAACGGTACCACGGTCGACCTTTCAGTCCGCTCGATCGAGCAAACGCGCGTTCCACCTTGAGGAGAATGGTATTGGTGGCCAGCTGCGTCTGACGCGCGACCCCGCGGGCAAGTTCGGCGTCACGCGCAGTCGCGAATGCCTGCGCCGAGCGCTCGAGTCTGCCAATGGCAGCGGCGAGCGGTGTCGCAGCGGTGCTGTCCCATCCTTTTGCCGCCAGGCCTCGCGCAAGCGGCGCGACATAGCGGCGCATGGTGCGCGCGAACTCGACGTAGTCGTACGGCAGGATGTCCGCGTTGGCCACGCGCAGCGCCATGGCCGCGCCAATGCGCGCCGCCGTGGCGTGATAGAGAAAGCCCGGGTCACCAAATCGCTCCATCCACGCATGCGTGTCATAGGCCGAGTGGTACGTTCCCGCGGGTCCACCAAACCCCCATTCGGCAATCGGAATACCGAGGTGATTGTAGAATCCCGCGAAGTCGCTGCCGCCGCCGGGATCACCCATGGCCGGTTCCAGCGTGTCCGCGCGCAATCCACTGGCCGCGCGCCACGCATCGTACACGGTGCCTTTGCTCTTCGGATCGGGAACACTTTTCACCACATCGCGCAGCACGGCGCGCAATGACGGCGTGCCACCACCACCGAACGATGAACCCTGTGCCGCGACATCCTGATTGAAGTACGCGACTGCGCCCTTCTGCAACCGCAACGAATCGTCCTCGACGTACTCGGAACTCCCCACCAGCCCCCATTCCTCGGCGTCCCATGTGGCGAACACAATCGTTCGACGTGGGCGCGTGCCATTCCTGGCCATGTCCGACAATGCGCGCGCAGCTTCGAGAATACTGACTGTACCGCTGATGTTGTCGGCTGCGCCGGGTCCCCAACCATCGCGATGCCCGCCAATGTAGACGTATTCATCAGGGAAGTCGGTGCCGCGCAGATAGCCCAGCGTGTTATAGATGGCTTTGGTGCCGTTGGTGGCGGCGTCGGTCGTGACCTCCACGCGTACCCGCGTCGGGCCAGGGCCCACGTGGTAGCGCAGCGCCATCCCACCTTGCCAACCCGCTGGAATTGCCGTGCCACGAACCTGCGCCAGCAGCACCTGCGCGTTGGCCGCACTGATCGGCACGACGGGAATCATGGGAAGCACCGCCTGATCGAGCGGAATGCGTGGCGCGCCAGGCTTGCTGGCATATCCCGGTGTGAGCGGATCGCCAGCGCCGTTGTACACACTGCCCCGCTGCACGCCACGCATGGGACGCATGGGTCCTTCCGGATAGACGTCGCCGCGCGCGAATCCATCATCTGCCGGATCGGTATAGATCAGCGCCGCCACCGCGCCACGCTTCTCCGCTTCACGGGCCTTGATGCCGCGGAAGCTGCGACCATAGCGGGCGAGCACCACCTTCCCCTTCACCGAAACGCCCAGGGAATCGAGGGTCGCGTAGTCTTCAATCAACCCATAGTTCACGAACACCAACTCGCCGTCGCCGACCCCGGCGCCACTCGAGCCGTTCACCGTGGGATACTGCTTCAGTGCGGTGGCCGGATCGCCCGGCACGGGCGGCTCGCTCAAGTCGAGGGACAGCGGCGTGCGGCCGAGGCGAGTGATCTTCACACTGGTGGCATGCGGCAACCACACGTCGTATTGACGAAGTTCCGTCTCAAGCCCCATCGCCTTCATCTGCGCGATGACATAGTCGGCCGTGCGCTTCTGCGCCGGGGTGCCGGCCACATGCGGTTCTTTTGACAACGCGGCGGAGAGCGTCCTCGCGCGCGCCGGTACGGGTCCCCGAATGGCTTCCTGTTCGAGACGCCGCTGGGCCACCGCCGAGGTGGCGGAGTATCCTGGTGTGACTTGCGAGAACGATTGCGCGGCCACGAGTGGCAACGACAGGACCGCAGTGCGAATCGGTGAACAGCGCAGGAGAGAGCGCACGAGAGGAGTTCCGGGTCCGAGGCGAGAAGGGCGCGCGGTGATCCGCGCGGGCAGATCTCGGACTCTGCCGCACGGGCGGCGGCGGGGCAAGGGCGGTCAGTCCGCTTCGTACTCTTCAGCGGCCCGTTGCATTGCCTGCTGAAGCAGGGCCTCGCGATCGCCGTCGGCCGGTAGCGCGGTGGTCAGCGCAGCGAACTGACGGTGCATTTCGTCCTGAAGCTGCGCGTGTGTCGGTGCCTTGAGCCCCAGCTGGGCCAGCGCAAGCCGCGCCAGATCTCGCAGTTGCCGAACGGTCTCGTCATCCAGCGCCGCCAGTTCCGCCGGTGCCGCGCGCTCGGTACGAGGTGCCTTCTCGCGCCGACGCGACGGGGCCTCAAACAGCGCCCGTACCGGTGCCATCGTGACGACAAATGATCCCGGTGTGTGCTCCGCGAACCCGCTGATCACATTCCGCCGTCGCAACGACGGCAACAGCCGCACGATCGCCTCTCGCACCGGCGAATACCCGTCGATGCTCTGGTTGCCCCGACCCGTCACCACGAGCGCCTCGTTGGCGCCCTGCACCTGCAGCGTTCGAAGCCAGGCCTCCGTTTGCGTTGCGGCCTGCGCGGCCGTCGGTTGCTGGGCGCGCAGATTCAGTGTGCGCGTCGGTCCGAACCGGGCAGCATCGAATGCGCGACCGAGGGACGCGGATCCCGACTCGTCGCGACTCATCGTTTCGGCGGCACCGTCCGCGGCGCAGCACGGTCACGCAACGCTTCGGTCAACACGCGTCCATCCACCGGCTCAATCGGCGTGACATCGGTGACCGCTGCAATCGTAGGAGCAATATCCACCGATCGAACGGGCGTCGTGTAGCGGCCCGGCCTGAACATCGGCCCCATGAAGAGGATGGGAATGCGCGCGTCGTAGTCGTGCGGCGTGCCATGCGTCGCATAGCGCGTGGTGAACCAGTAATAGAAGGGCTGGAGCGTCACCGTGAGCTCGGCCATGAGGTCGGGCGGTATGGAATGCAACCAGCGTCGGCCGATCCTGTCACCGCGGGCGGCCGCGGCGGCCAGGGTGCGCACGCGATCGACCCGTTGCATCCCGGGCAATTTCAGCAATGCATTGCGCAGTGCCGTCACCACGGAATCACTACTGATGCCCTTGGCCTGCAGTCGCGCGCGGTCAAGCGATACGATCCCCGACTGCAGCAGCAGCGCGTCTCCTTCCACCCCCCGAGCCGCCAATGCGCTCCGTGCCGCGTCGATGACGGGTCGCGGATCGACGCGGCCGCGATCGGGATCGGCGCCATCGAAGTGTGATTCCGGAAAGGGGGCGACGCCATGATCGGCCCCCAATGCGAAGACAATGCGTGTGGAATCCCGCAGCTTGTACAGCGAGTCGATAAGGCGTCCAAGCGCCCGATCCACTCGCAGCACCTGATCGTGCAGCTCGCGCGAGTCCGGACCGTACCGATGGCCGACGGCATCCGTGGTGGAGAGCGACACGGCCAGCACATCAAGCGTCGGGCCCTTACCGAGTTCGAGGGCGTTGACGCCGGCCAGCGCAAAATTCACCGTCACATCGTCCATCCAGGGGAACTCGACGAAATCATTCGTGCCGGTGCGCTGATCGGCTGCCAGTCTATGGGGGAAGACGAAGTCCTTACCCTGATTCTCAAACGACACCGAATCCCGTTCGGGATACATCGACGCATCGAGCAGCGTGGTCCACTCGGCCCCGAGGTACTTGGCGGTGAAATTCAGGGCATTGAATCGCTGCACCCACGTGGGAATCGTGTCGCCATAGTAGCGACTCGTGGTGAACCGTCCGTCCAGCGAGTACCAGAACACACTCTGTCGCGCGCGGCCCAGCGGCAGGATGGCGCCGCGATCCTTGCGTGACACCGAAAGCGCCCGGCTGAACTGGTCTCGGCTTCGCACCCAGTCAAAGTATGACGACCCGCGAAAACGGTAGGGCGACGCACCGCCGCCCCGTCCGAACAGCAGCGGCATTTGCGGATCCGCCACACCGATCTCGTTGAGCACGACGCCCGTGTGCGAGGGAAAGCGCCCTGACCAAAGCGTCGCGTGTCCTGGCGCGGTTTCCGTGGTCGCGTGGTCGTGCGTGGCGTTGGTGAAGAATGCGCCCTGCCGAAGCAGACGCCCGAGCCCGCCGGTGAGCTGAGATGCGAACCGGTCCAGGTAGTCGGGGCGCAGCTGGTCGACGGTGATCTGGACGACGAGTGTCGGCGGCAATGGCGTCTGCGCCGCGAGGTGGACTGGAGCGCTCGACGCGACAATGCCAAGTGTCGCGGAGATGATGTGGAGAGAGGTGCGCAGGCGCATGCACCGAAAGCTAACGCGCGATCCTGACGACGCGCTCGGCACTACCGGCGGCACCTGTCCGGCCTCGAGCACGTCGCCGGATCGACGCGCCAGGACAGGTGCCAAACCGCCGGTGTGCAAGCCACGCGGGGCCGGTGACGATCACGGCCGACGCACGCGAAGTCACCGCGTGACGAACCCGCACCGTTCACGGAGGCACGTGAAGGCAGCGACAATATTGCGCATTTCCTGCCAGCGCACTAGTGCGAGTTTTGTTTCGCGTCGGGGTCTGTGCGTACCGGTCGCCGCGCGGCAACAAGATCAGCGACCGTATGATCGGTCGTGGACGTCGAAACACGCAGTCCGTTTATCACGCCATCAATGTCATCATCGGGGCGATTCTGACTCAGCTTCCACTTTCCCTCGAGCGATCGGATCTCAATTTCGACACCCACAATCGCACCCGCGAGTTGCTTCACGTATTCGGCCGGCGCGTCGGAAATCGACCACGGGAGCGCACGTCCGGCCTCGTGCGTGTCGGTGAGCTGAGTGAGATGCGCCAACAGGAATTCCGGCTCGCTGATGAATTTCATGGTGCCGGTCACATGCACCGCCACGTAATTCCAGGTGGGCACCACCTTCCCGTCGCGCGCCTTTGAGGCGTACCACGCCGGCGTGATGTACGCTTCGGGTCCGGTGAAGATCACCATGGCGTCGCTGGTGTCGGCGGCCATGCGGCAATGCGGATTGGCCCGCGCGATGTGTCCTTGCAGCACCCCGTGCGGGCCACGCTGCCGATCAATCACCAGTGGCAGGTGCGTGGCGTACAGGCCGTGTGCGGGTGAACTGGTTACCAGCGCGCCCAGCGGATTCGCCTCCATGAAGTCCAGGAGAACCGTATGATCCGGCTCAGCGAACGACGCGGGAATGTACATCCGATCAGCCGAGCAACGACGCTTCGAGGATGGCCAGCCCGGCTGCCAGTTCATCGCGCGTAATGACCAGTGGCGGCAGGAAGCGCAGCGTATGCTCGCCGGCGCTGACCATCAGCAGTCCACCGGAGAACGCTCGGCCAATGATCGCACCGGCCGTCTCGTGCACGTCCATGCCCCACATGAGACCCTTGCCGCGAATGGCGCGCACCTTGCCGGTGCGGTCGGCGATGCCTTGCAGCTGCTCGCCCAACCACGCACCGGTTTCCCGCACATGGGCCAGGAGCGCCGGATCGGCCAGGCGCTGCACCACATGATGCGCGACGTGCGCCAGCAGCGGTCCACCCCCGAACGTGGTGCCATGATCGCCCGCCTGGATCGTGCGCGCGACCTCGCCGGTCACCAGGATTGCACCCATGGGCAATCCGCCAGCCAATGGCTTGGCCAGCGTGAGGATGTCGGGCTCGAAGCCCAATTGCTCGTAGGCAAACAATGAACCAGTGCGACCCAGTCCGCACTGGATCTCATCGAGAATGAGCAACACGTTCCGTTCCTTCGTCAGGGCCCGCAGGCCGCGCAGGAATTCCGGATCGAGGATGCGCACGCCGCCTTCGCCCTGAATGGGCTCGACAATCACGGCGGCTGTCTTTTGCGCGTCGAGCACGGTGCGCAGTTCGTCGAGGTCGCGCTCGACAATGCTCACGCCGCCCATGAGCGGACGGAACGGCAGGCGATACGCGGGACGATCGGTGGCGGCCAGCGTGCCAGGCATGCGGCCGTGAAACGACCCGCGCACCGCGACGATCTCGTACTTGTCCTCGATGCCGCCAGCGCGCGCCCAGCGCCGTGCGAACTTGAAGGCCCCTTCATTGGCTTCGGCGCCCGAGTTGCAAAAGAACACGTTCGAGGCGAACGAGTGCGCGACCAGCCACTCCGCCAGCGCCTCGCCCGGCGCGGTGCGATACAGGTTGGACGTGTGCAGCAGCCCGGTAGCCATGGCCTCCTGCATGGCCTGCATGACGCCGGCGTCGGCGTGCCCCAGCGAGGTGACCGCGATGCCTGCCACGAAATCGAGATAACGTGTGCCGTCGGCATCGAACATGTACACGCCCTGACCGCGGACGAACAGCGGGGCCTGACGCTTGTACGTGCCGAGGATCGCGTCGGACGCCGGCGATGAGGTGGACGCCGCCGTTGGCGTGAAGGCGATGGGCGCGACAGGTGAGGGCATGGTGGTGGGCGTCATGTCGGTATTCAGTGAGAGACAGCAACAGGTGTTGATGCAACGATTGACGTGCCAGCGTCGGGAACGGACAGCGCCGCCAGATCGCCAATGCGGACACGGGCCACGCCACCGGCCAACGCCTGCGCACAGGCGTCGAGCTTGGCGGCCATGCCGCCACCGGCCACACCCGACGCCACCAGCGCATGCGCGGCGTCAAGCGAGAGGACGGGAATGCGCTGGCGGTCGCCGTCCAGCACGCCGGGGACATCGGCCAGCAGGAACAACTCGGCCGCATCGAGTGCGGCTGCGATGGCCGCCGCCGCGTCATCACCATTCACGTTGAGCGCGCCGCCAACGGATTGGTCGTCGTGCGTGGCGACCGGAGAGATGACCGGCAGAAAGCCCTGAGCGAGGAGCGCATCGATCACCCGCCGATCGACTCGCGTGGGCGTGCCGGCAAACCCGAACGTGGACACATCGATAGGTATCGCCCGCAGCAGGGCACCATCTTCACCCGAGATGCCCACGGCCGGTGCGCCGGCGTGGTTCAGCGCCGACACGAGCTGCTTGTTGGCGAGACCCGAGAGCACCATCCGCACCAGTTCGAGCGCACCTTCCGTGGTCACACGACGTCCACCCACAAAAACCGGTTCTTCGCCGCGCAGGCGTTGCAGCGCACTGATTTGGTCGCCGCCACCGTGCACGATGACGAGTCGGCCGCCACTCGCGGCCCACAGTGCCGC
Proteins encoded in this window:
- a CDS encoding oxidative damage protection protein; amino-acid sequence: MTDVACTRCGQTREGFERPPFPGAIGARIVTEICKDCWGLWLKQQTMLINHYGLNVMDPQARTFLTRNMDAFLFKAGQAEDVDTTKQGSINW
- a CDS encoding alpha/beta fold hydrolase — encoded protein: MTALVDLLTRVADWLPFRRESRARIERWHARRLTIGPDGLVIGAQSIRLTGAGTHAALLLHGFNDTPQSMSYLAMALHRAGWTVSVPRLPGHGVSLADMARDARATRWRVAVDQAYADLDASHHHVVVCGQSMGGALAVLLAAHQPKLPALVLLAPYLGMPMRIQFQVITSWLWDVAIPYRIGTGGERSLHDPEAKAQALGAGVITSRTMSALRQVARAAEHALAAVKAPTLYLQSREDNRITRRDAERHFAMLGSVVKDQRWVSGSGHIISADYCKDTVAQQVIAWFAQHATAPSE
- a CDS encoding HesA/MoeB/ThiF family protein; protein product: MHSDARYARQVILKGFGPESQQRLGAARVLIVGAGGLGSPASMYLAAAGVGTLTLVDRDAVDITNLHRQLLYVTSDVGRSKVVVAAERLRAINPSVTVHIHDTRLTAQNAAELIAGHDVVIDATDNFPARYAINDACVRAGVPFVYGSVARFEGQISVFAAADGPCYRCLFPAAPLPGSVPTCAEEGVLGVVPGVLGLYQATEALKWIAGIGTPLVGRMLLLDLLEHESRTIRVTRRAECTTCGVVATVSRAQSPAEPDEHHAMTDAHADIDVVALAARLTGGDALVVLDVREPWEFDLASVPNSTLVPLSTLPSAINRLERDMEYVVLCHHGMRSEMAANYMRAQGFPTVHNLVGGIDAWSLQVDPTVPRY
- a CDS encoding M20/M25/M40 family metallo-hydrolase, which codes for MRSLLRCSPIRTAVLSLPLVAAQSFSQVTPGYSATSAVAQRRLEQEAIRGPVPARARTLSAALSKEPHVAGTPAQKRTADYVIAQMKAMGLETELRQYDVWLPHATSVKITRLGRTPLSLDLSEPPVPGDPATALKQYPTVNGSSGAGVGDGELVFVNYGLIEDYATLDSLGVSVKGKVVLARYGRSFRGIKAREAEKRGAVAALIYTDPADDGFARGDVYPEGPMRPMRGVQRGSVYNGAGDPLTPGYASKPGAPRIPLDQAVLPMIPVVPISAANAQVLLAQVRGTAIPAGWQGGMALRYHVGPGPTRVRVEVTTDAATNGTKAIYNTLGYLRGTDFPDEYVYIGGHRDGWGPGAADNISGTVSILEAARALSDMARNGTRPRRTIVFATWDAEEWGLVGSSEYVEDDSLRLQKGAVAYFNQDVAAQGSSFGGGGTPSLRAVLRDVVKSVPDPKSKGTVYDAWRAASGLRADTLEPAMGDPGGGSDFAGFYNHLGIPIAEWGFGGPAGTYHSAYDTHAWMERFGDPGFLYHATAARIGAAMALRVANADILPYDYVEFARTMRRYVAPLARGLAAKGWDSTAATPLAAAIGRLERSAQAFATARDAELARGVARQTQLATNTILLKVERAFARSSGLKGRPWYRSLIYVADIDNGYANMNFPGVNEAIRAGDRATTTAELADLIQRFGVAADLMDQAAKLVATR
- a CDS encoding alkaline phosphatase family protein; this encodes MRLRTSLHIISATLGIVASSAPVHLAAQTPLPPTLVVQITVDQLRPDYLDRFASQLTGGLGRLLRQGAFFTNATHDHATTETAPGHATLWSGRFPSHTGVVLNEIGVADPQMPLLFGRGGGASPYRFRGSSYFDWVRSRDQFSRALSVSRKDRGAILPLGRARQSVFWYSLDGRFTTSRYYGDTIPTWVQRFNALNFTAKYLGAEWTTLLDASMYPERDSVSFENQGKDFVFPHRLAADQRTGTNDFVEFPWMDDVTVNFALAGVNALELGKGPTLDVLAVSLSTTDAVGHRYGPDSRELHDQVLRVDRALGRLIDSLYKLRDSTRIVFALGADHGVAPFPESHFDGADPDRGRVDPRPVIDAARSALAARGVEGDALLLQSGIVSLDRARLQAKGISSDSVVTALRNALLKLPGMQRVDRVRTLAAAAARGDRIGRRWLHSIPPDLMAELTVTLQPFYYWFTTRYATHGTPHDYDARIPILFMGPMFRPGRYTTPVRSVDIAPTIAAVTDVTPIEPVDGRVLTEALRDRAAPRTVPPKR
- a CDS encoding FMN-binding negative transcriptional regulator — its product is MYIPASFAEPDHTVLLDFMEANPLGALVTSSPAHGLYATHLPLVIDRQRGPHGVLQGHIARANPHCRMAADTSDAMVIFTGPEAYITPAWYASKARDGKVVPTWNYVAVHVTGTMKFISEPEFLLAHLTQLTDTHEAGRALPWSISDAPAEYVKQLAGAIVGVEIEIRSLEGKWKLSQNRPDDDIDGVINGLRVSTSTTDHTVADLVAARRPVRTDPDAKQNSH
- a CDS encoding acetylornithine transaminase, translating into MTPTTMPSPVAPIAFTPTAASTSSPASDAILGTYKRQAPLFVRGQGVYMFDADGTRYLDFVAGIAVTSLGHADAGVMQAMQEAMATGLLHTSNLYRTAPGEALAEWLVAHSFASNVFFCNSGAEANEGAFKFARRWARAGGIEDKYEIVAVRGSFHGRMPGTLAATDRPAYRLPFRPLMGGVSIVERDLDELRTVLDAQKTAAVIVEPIQGEGGVRILDPEFLRGLRALTKERNVLLILDEIQCGLGRTGSLFAYEQLGFEPDILTLAKPLAGGLPMGAILVTGEVARTIQAGDHGTTFGGGPLLAHVAHHVVQRLADPALLAHVRETGAWLGEQLQGIADRTGKVRAIRGKGLMWGMDVHETAGAIIGRAFSGGLLMVSAGEHTLRFLPPLVITRDELAAGLAILEASLLG
- the argB gene encoding acetylglutamate kinase, which encodes MIVVKLGGRTQSDPALPAALAALWAASGGRLVIVHGGGDQISALQRLRGEEPVFVGGRRVTTEGALELVRMVLSGLANKQLVSALNHAGAPAVGISGEDGALLRAIPIDVSTFGFAGTPTRVDRRVIDALLAQGFLPVISPVATHDDQSVGGALNVNGDDAAAAIAAALDAAELFLLADVPGVLDGDRQRIPVLSLDAAHALVASGVAGGGMAAKLDACAQALAGGVARVRIGDLAALSVPDAGTSIVASTPVAVSH